GGGAGGGCTGGTGATGGTGGATCACTGGCCCGGGTGGTATCAGGGCCGATCACCGTAGCTCATTGGTCCCTTCCGAGTCTCGGATCTCCTTCATTCAGGGACATCCTCTATGGTCACATCCATGTGCTCCCATCCTTCTTTGCCCTTGGCAATCTGCTGGATAGCCAGCTGCGCCAGGTCGAGGTATGGAACGCACGGGATGACGCACAGGCTCTAAGTGCTATCCAGGCTCTAAACCCAGATGGGACGGAGATCTCGGGCAATGCGATGCCACCGGCATCATTTGGGCCATTGGAAAGTCGCATCTACAATGTCTCGATCAGCTCGGCCGGGAGTGCTGCGCTGAATGCGGTGTTTACATGGGTATTCCCCGCAGAACAGCCCACGCTCACAGTGACGGCTGTTCGAGTTATTGCGATGACCTTCAGCCCAGACTGGTCGGATCCACCTGAAGAGCAGCTCACCTGGAAGACGGATGTCCTGCGGGCTTACGAGGGACTGGAGCAACGCATTCAGCTGCTAGGAAAGGCGCGACGGAATCTCGCCTTCAGCTATCTGTTTGAGGATGCCAGGCAGGGCTCCATATTTCAGAGCCTTGTATGGGGCTGGCAGCATCGGGAATTCGCGGTGCCTGTATGGATGGATCAAGCATGGCTGGGCCTCGATCTGGAACCTGGCGCCGTTGTCATCCCCATGGCAACGTCCTTCCTCGACCTGGCTGCGGACCAAGCGGTGATGCTCTGGGGTGATCACGATGAATGGGAGATTGTAGAAGTTGATACGGTCACTCTTGCTTCGCTGAATCTCAAGCAACCCACAAAGAGTGCATGGCCAACTGGAACCCGTGTGGTGCCCATGCGTCTTGGGCACATGCCGAAGTCTGTTGAGTGGAAACGGGATAACGCTCTCATGGCAGGTGCGCGAGTGGAGTGGTCCCTCGACCCTACGGTCGGTATTGGTATCAATCGGCTGGCGCCGAGCGGCCTGCCTCTTTACCGGGGCTATGAGGTTCTGACTGAAGAGCCTGACTGGAGCCTGGATGTCGGAGAATCAGCCGAGCGAGATATTGATGCGATTGATTTCGGAACTGGCCTTATCGACTATGACGCTCATACGGATGCACCAGAGTTTTCCCGCCCCTTCAACTGGCTGATCAAGGGGCGTGAAGCGATTGCCCGTTTCATGGGGTTCATTGATGCGCGGCGGGGCCGCTGCATCCCCTTCTGGCTTCCGACATATTCGCGAGACATGGAGCAGTCCCAGGACGCATCGGCCTCCGACCTGTCGGTCCGCATCCGGAATGTGCTTTACAGCACCCATATAGTTCAACACCACAACCGCTGTGATCTGGCCTTCTACCCCCTTGCAGGTGCGCCAATCTTTCGGCGGATCACGGGTAGTGCACCCGGCGGAATGGACCATGAATGGATCACGCTCGATCAGTCTTTTGGGCAGGCCCGCGCTACCTCTGACTGGCGCTGCATCAGCTATCTTTCCTTCGTTCGGTTGGACCAAGACAGCCTCCGCATGGTCTGGGAGACGGACGACCTCCTACGGGCTAGTTTCCGGGTGAAGGAGGTTTTACTTTGACGTTGGCCAGCCGCGAAAACTCTGTCCATGATGGCGCCCCCGTTGAGTTCTACCTCTTCGTCAGGGGGGGCAACCGGTGGCTTTATACGAGCGATGCAGAGCCTGTCACAACTGTTGATGGCACTTTCCAGCCCGCGACCATTCGCCGCAATGCTCCGAGCCTTGGGAAGGAGGAAAAGCATTCGACCCTCCAGCTTGAGGTGGCTCGTGATTTCCCGGTTGCCATGTTGTTCCGTGGGGGCGCCCCCGGAAGTTCCATCTGGGTGTCTGTGGGGCGCCTCCATCGCGGTGAGACCGAGACGGAATGGATATGGCAGGGAAAGGTCCGAGGGGTGTCGTGGACGGGCTCGCGGACTCAGATTCAATGCGATCCGACGGACAAGGCCCTCGGCCGGGCTACGCTGCGCCTTTCCTATGGATACAGCTGCGGGCGACGGCTCTACAGCTGTGGTGTCTCGGAGGCCGAGTGGACCCGTGATGCGGTCATAACCTCCATCAGTTCGGATGGGATGACTCTGGTCGCGGATCTCTTCGGGACACAGGCGGACGGCTGGTGGGTGCGGGGAGAGGCCTACCACCTGGACCTTGACGCCCGTCAGGAGATCATCAGCCATGTTGGCAATTCAGTCGGCTTGCGATTTCCGCTGGTTGGTGCGAAGGCTGGAGATGCTCTGAAGGTCGTTCGCGGGTGCGATCACCTCTGGAAACGAGCCGATGGCTCATGGGGAGATTGTCACAGCGTCTTCAATAACGCTGCGAATTACGGCGGTGAGCCGTTTGTTGGCGATAAGAACCCCTTCAAGACTGGGCTGGACGGCTGATGCCGTGGCCAGTGATGTTCTTCCTCTGGGTCGCCTCCATGGTGGTGGGCGAGATGCTGCGCCCCAAGCCAAAGGTGGAGAACGCGAAGGCCGCTGGCACCGCCGACTTCGACTTCCCGACGGCCACTGAGGATCGGCGGAAAGCGTTCGTATTCGGAACGGTCAAGCTGGACAGTCCCAATGTGACCTGGTGGGGGGACATCGCCAATCGCCCAATCAGGCAGAAGGCCGGTAAGGGCGGCTTCATGGGTACGGGAAGCACGTTATGGCAAACGGTAGGCTATCGCTACTACGTGGGGATGAAGCTTAGCCTTTGCCTTGGGCCTGTGGAGCTGCTTGAGCTGCAGGCGGACGGCAAGACCTTCTGGACTGGCGTGAGCACTGGTGGACTGATCCATGTCAGTTCGGAAGGGCTATTCGGTGGAGAGACTGGCGGCGGTGGCTTGGCTGGAACCTTCAACTTCCTGCCCGGGACCATGTCTCAGCCCGTTGATGACTACCTTGTTGACGTGCTTGGGGCGCCCCTTCCTGCGTGGCGTGGTGTCGCTACGCTGGTGTGGCAGGGACCCAGCGCTGGTGGAGATAACGGCTACCTCGGGACCTCTCCTCGAATTCCGCCCATCAGCGCGGTTGTGCGTCGGCTCCCATCGAATCTCGGGTTTGGCTCATCGACGACGAATTTGAATGGCGATGCCAACGCCGCCGAGGTCATCTACGAGGTGCTGACCTCGCAGGAATGTGGCA
This sequence is a window from Geothrix sp. PMB-07. Protein-coding genes within it:
- a CDS encoding phage BR0599 family protein: MTLASRENSVHDGAPVEFYLFVRGGNRWLYTSDAEPVTTVDGTFQPATIRRNAPSLGKEEKHSTLQLEVARDFPVAMLFRGGAPGSSIWVSVGRLHRGETETEWIWQGKVRGVSWTGSRTQIQCDPTDKALGRATLRLSYGYSCGRRLYSCGVSEAEWTRDAVITSISSDGMTLVADLFGTQADGWWVRGEAYHLDLDARQEIISHVGNSVGLRFPLVGAKAGDALKVVRGCDHLWKRADGSWGDCHSVFNNAANYGGEPFVGDKNPFKTGLDG